TGGCGATATATTGTGTGCCAGGGATATTCCCCTAAAAAACCTTGATGTTGGGTTGATGATCCAGTGACTATACTGGGATCACAAAGTGTTTTTCCCTCAACCCCTTTTGCTAATAAATCATAATCTTCTTTGCGAATGATTATAGAGTTGATCCTGAACCATCCATCCAGATAAGGACTCTGGATATCATCCTCTGAATACTTCCTATTTTCAGACCAAAAGCCATGCAAAACTAGCCATCTAGAATTGTCAGCAGGCATTGTTCTTTGTAGTAGCTCTGAGAATTGAGGCAAAATCTCTTCATCCCATAAGAAATTAGTCTTGGCCACAGGATCATTTTTATCTGGGAATGGGAAGCTATAAGGTTGCCACCAAGTACACTGCTTGTTGTGATAGGTTTGGTATTCTCCATATTGTCTTGCCCAAATAGTAGGATCAATATCACGTTTATTGATTTGCCAAGGTCCTTCATAATTATCATCATCGGGAACATCGCTATAATCTCGATTAATCCAATGGTAGTTATCAGAAAGTCTTGCCAAAAACTCATGGAAAGCCATCCATTGATATTTTTTGCCAACACGCTCCATTTCTCCACCACTTGGACCGCCGCTCCTTCCATGCGAACACATCATTTCAAAATCAGCAAATAGCTTCTCTGTCCATCCAAACTCATGGATCCGTTTACAAACCCATCTTTGTGCCCATTTCCTACTAAAGGTAGCAGGCTGCTTATTATTTATCCCAGAAAGCCAACGATAACACTCTTGCTGATCGTCATTAAGTTGTGCGTTTATCCTACTATCAAGTTTTTCTTGCTCTTCTCTTTTATCCTCAAATTCGCACATATAGTCTTCGAAATCATACTCAACTCCTCCAAGAGCCTTTAATAACTCTTCTGATGAAGGTAAAATGCAACTTCTTGGTGCTTGTTCTAGACTTGCCAAATATCCTTCTTGGACATCGCCAGTTAATAGCTCATGGGCAAATCGCTGCTTGATCTCAAAACCATTCTCAATCTTTGGTAAGGCTATAAGTGTTGAAGACCAATTATGAACACAGCTCATAGTATAGTTTCCAAAATCACCCGGAAAACCCATTAAAGAACTTTTTATTCTTGATGGAAATTCATCTCCTATTATGCGCTCTATTTCTTTTGAGGATGGATTATCAATTTCTGGGCTGCTCTTATAAGGAGGCTTGAATTTTTCCGTATTTATTTCTTCCGAAAGCACTCCAATATGAAAGGCGTACTCTAAAATTCCTCGTGCATAGTCTCTAAGAAGAATGTGCGGGATTGGTTCACCATCTCTAAAGATCAATTCAAATGTAGTGATCGCTATACCTCTAATAATATCTTCTTTGTTAGTATTGCAAACGACACCATACGCAACAGCATAAATCCTCTCAGTTAAGTACGTATCATTTATAGTCGAAAATTTGTTTAATAAACCTTCAACCAGATGGGGGTAAGATGAAAGAATTCTGACCAAAGATTTTGTAGATCGATCCCTTATTCGCCTGTTCGGGGTGGTCAAAAACCAAATAAGGGTGATAGCGCAGAGCCTAATTCTTTCTTCTTCGACAGACTCTAATTCGCCAGAATATGACCATTCAATAATCGTTCTAACAATGGACTCGTATTCATTATCTTCCTCAGAACTATCACCATACGCTATGTGGATAGACCAAAAGCGGTCTCTTTGAGCAATTACTTTCTTCGCAAGGTTTTGATGAAGAAACTCAGCATTCCATGGATGCTTGGACTCTGTTGACAGTTGCAACAAAATATCCAGTGCTGGATGATTGTAGGAATGTTCATCTAAATTATTTAAAATATCCAGAGTCCTTTCAGAAAAGGAGCTTGGGCTCCTCCATAAAACAGTATTCTGAAAAGTCTCATCTAGCTGCCACTTTTCGACTTCAATATCATCAGGAAGCAAATCCTCCAATTCCCTATTAAAGCGCTCAGCAATAATAATTGCCAGAGATTCAAATATTCCAGAAAATCGATAGTAACTATGTTCTTTGAGTAATTTCCCTATAGATCCTCCATCTGAAAAGGCCGCTTCAATGTCTTCTATCTGATTTACCAATTTTAGAGCAATAAAATAATCACTGAATCGTTCATATGTAAATCTTATTATGAGATTCACACCATCCTTATTTTCGTAAGAAACATCTTCAGAAATAATACCTTCATCAATTAATATATCAAAAAGCTTATCCCCAGAATAAGGGTTCGGGTCGAAAGAATTAATCATTTTTCTAGCATATTGTATCGGAATCCCTTCAAGATGGTCTGGTAATAATTTTGAAGCTATATCCATAAGTGTTGACTTAACGATATTTTCTTGTGGATTGAATTTCTTCTTTCTTGCCACAGCGCTTTCAATGCTTTTGACATAAAAATCAAATAACGAGGTAATAGAATTCAGTCCTTTTGGAAATGAGCTTTGTTCTTTTTGTTTAAGCGCTTTACAGCAAGTTTTCAAAAACAGTGGGTTAGTAAATTCTGGGGCTAATATTGGTGCACTTGGTTTAGATATG
This genomic window from Candidatus Nitrosacidococcus tergens contains:
- a CDS encoding NACHT domain-containing protein is translated as MEIDFSKIRAHEGSKNSGFEELICQIAHLQKPASGKRFVRKDGAGGDAGVECYWILEDGSEICWQAKYFLGEMNPSHWQQLDKSFTTALENHPRLTHYVVCLPLDKADSRKIGKGGKQVVSVEDEWLERIEKWEGQAKTVGRKITFSYWGKHEITNFLTIDDPLYSGRALYWFNEPFLGIEVFRKIVKRSQDSLGERYTPEFHVELPIAKSFDGLSLNPSWWNLLKERRRKLKKAGLDAVSCLKKEDKNGDISLNGESINSLDERLDNLLDEFEKGIACKDFHNRLPSISNLLEELSNLYAEIYKDVYDKTDRFKKTDNIRSVLYGLSSELDKLAFFIKQKKAISSQTKALLLYGEAGIGKSHLLCDLSVHRINEKLPTLFLLGAQYQGGNPIDFIKKSLDLQSCRNYQVLGAIDAAGEASDSRALIVIDAINEGKHKEDWYNQITGFLSDLSRFPYIAVLFSCRSTYLNILLDSASDSLLPRLEHYGFRGHEHRAAEKFLSLQGISKPSAPILAPEFTNPLFLKTCCKALKQKEQSSFPKGLNSITSLFDFYVKSIESAVARKKKFNPQENIVKSTLMDIASKLLPDHLEGIPIQYARKMINSFDPNPYSGDKLFDILIDEGIISEDVSYENKDGVNLIIRFTYERFSDYFIALKLVNQIEDIEAAFSDGGSIGKLLKEHSYYRFSGIFESLAIIIAERFNRELEDLLPDDIEVEKWQLDETFQNTVLWRSPSSFSERTLDILNNLDEHSYNHPALDILLQLSTESKHPWNAEFLHQNLAKKVIAQRDRFWSIHIAYGDSSEEDNEYESIVRTIIEWSYSGELESVEEERIRLCAITLIWFLTTPNRRIRDRSTKSLVRILSSYPHLVEGLLNKFSTINDTYLTERIYAVAYGVVCNTNKEDIIRGIAITTFELIFRDGEPIPHILLRDYARGILEYAFHIGVLSEEINTEKFKPPYKSSPEIDNPSSKEIERIIGDEFPSRIKSSLMGFPGDFGNYTMSCVHNWSSTLIALPKIENGFEIKQRFAHELLTGDVQEGYLASLEQAPRSCILPSSEELLKALGGVEYDFEDYMCEFEDKREEQEKLDSRINAQLNDDQQECYRWLSGINNKQPATFSRKWAQRWVCKRIHEFGWTEKLFADFEMMCSHGRSGGPSGGEMERVGKKYQWMAFHEFLARLSDNYHWINRDYSDVPDDDNYEGPWQINKRDIDPTIWARQYGEYQTYHNKQCTWWQPYSFPFPDKNDPVAKTNFLWDEEILPQFSELLQRTMPADNSRWLVLHGFWSENRKYSEDDIQSPYLDGWFRINSIIIRKEDYDLLAKGVEGKTLCDPSIVTGSSTQHQGFLGEYPWHTIYRHLSGWREPEEVHRGLIAVRHFIPFAKYEWEDSGKDYSINSSLYFHVPAKELIQEMDLARFTGKRGQWESKGKLMFLDPSLEEYGPSYGLICAERLQKWLDDNDMEIVWLIGGEKQMFSSGVSQFFGRLVYSGLFKYEDGKPIGNMWFDREEPPN